Genomic segment of Synchiropus splendidus isolate RoL2022-P1 chromosome 4, RoL_Sspl_1.0, whole genome shotgun sequence:
CTCTTAGGGCCCTGATACATAGTCTTTGCCATAACCTCACTTTTTTGTCCAGAGGTGCTGAACCTCACCTGTCTCACTGTCGAGGTCAGCCGAATGGACCTCCTCATCTGCCTGAACTATGGCTGTTGTTGGGGGGAGGAGTCAGCAGAGCTGCATGTGATTGTTTAACCATGTATTGGTTTGAGGCTAACACCAGCAGCTACTGCACCCCTGCACCCTTCAGGACAGGAGGCCTAGTGCACACAAGACTCAGGTTAGGTGACCGCTCAGGTAGCATGTCTGAACAGGATGTGCGAGACGAAGATATGACACACACGAAGAGAGGAACATGAACTCAAACTCACCACATTAGATCAAGTTTCTGTTGTGCTGTTTCCTGCCTCTAGGTGGAGTTATACATTCACTGCCCTGTAGATGCACGTGCAGTCAAGTAGAGCTGATTCATATATGCGTGTGTGTTCGCACTTGCTCCTGCGCATGCACCTTGACCTTACTGACCCTCTACTCCCACAGGGCTTAAGGAACAAGCCAAAGAAGACGGGCCATGTGAAACCAGACCTGATCGATGTGGACCTGGTCAGAGGTAGGTGAGAACCCCTGGGGAAGGCAACCCACCCGCTTGTCTAACCACCGCACGTGCGTTCAGGGTCAGCCTTCGCCAAAGCCAAACCAGAGAGTCCGTGGACATCACTGACCCGAAAGGGTATTGTGCGAGTGGTCTTCTTCCCCTTCTTCTACCGCTGGTGGATCCAAGTCACATCAAGAAccatcttcctgctgctgctggtcctcTACTCGCTCCAAGGTAACGTACATCACAGCATCCACCTCCTTTGCAAGCACACTAATGCCACTGTCGTTCACGTGCACCAGTGGCAGCTGCAGTCCTATATGTCAGCGTACAGCAGCCTCATGGCGTCCCAGCCACCGAAGTGTTCGGCGCCATTTGGCTCATGTTGTTACTTGGAACTGTCCACTGCCAGATTGTATCCACTCGGACCCCGAAACCTGCTGTCAGCGCAGGTGGCAAGAGGCGCAGGTAACCTAGGAGACACGGGGTGACCCCTGTTTCTTGACTTGATCTTAGACACTTCCAGTCTAGATTATCACCTCGGCAGCTGGGTTTGCTGGGTGGGTGGGTTGGACACAGAGTTGCATGTCTCTCTAAGTCTCTCCACCTCTACTTTGTCCACACTGAAGGAAGTTGAGGAAGGCCTCTCAGATGGAGGTGCATAGGGAAGGCGACGGGTCTAGCACTACCGATAACACACAGGAGGGGGCGCCACTGCCCCACTCAGCCACCACACCGCACAGCCTCGGCGCTCTCTTCAAAGATTTCTGGCGTGATTTCTGTAAAGTTGGGTGTGTATCTCGACTTCCTTTTTCTGAGCATGTGAAGTGCTGTCAGGCCGAGCTTCAGTTTCCATGACGACACAGACTTCAGAATCCCTACCAAGAGCCAGTGCTCACTTCAGAATGTATATcagttttatttctgtttaatttttttgtatGTCGAAGTGAGAAAATGAAGCTGGGTCCTGAaccttcctcatcctcctcctcatcttcatcatggcAGTAAATATTTGTGTATGAGAGAAAGTCATAACAAACGGCTGCTGAATATCCTTGTGATGATGTCGACGGTAACCATTATGACAAGTGTAACCATGGTAACCATGACGGTAACCGTCGTGATGACAGTAACGACTGTGACAATGGACTGTCACCACAGTGAGTATGACTGTCACTATCGTACATACTGATGATAGCACGACAACTGTTACTAATAGGTCACGCATTCAATCAGAAAAGCAAACATGGTGGTTGCTGGTTGTTCTTGGGAAGCAGCTGGTCTCTCCTGTCTCCACTTTCCCCCCCACACCAACCTTCTCTTCTATCTTGGTTgattctctcctctgtgttAATCGCATCTCAAAGGTCCAAGAAATCCAAACTGTCGCTGGACAAGTCAACGGAGACCGACAATGGCTATGTGTCCCTGGATGGTCGTGTGACTACCCGCAGCAGCGAAGAGGGTCTGCAGCTGCACGGTCAGCGCTGCGACCTCCCACCTGCTGCCGATGACACGTGCTGGAGCTCTCGCACCTCCTCTGCTCGCTCTCACTTACCACGAGGTGCTGCAATGATCATTGCTGCGAGCAAGGTGAGAAACTTACCGCCAGTGTCTGATCCAAGCTGTTCACTGACCACTGCGGTGTGCAGGACCCTGTGTCCGATGAAGTGTCCAGTGAGGAGGACCCAGAGGTGTCCTACAGCGCCCTCCGAAGAGGGGTGGAGAGGATGAGCAGCGAGTGTGCCCTCCGGAATCGGAGGAGTTCGCATCATTACAAGAAGCACTACACTGTGGAGGTAATCGCTGTGCATCACTCACTCCCTACTCAGTCCTGCTGACATCCCTGTCCACTAGGATGTCCCAAAGTCTGGTACTAGCTGTAGCTCCCGGTGCTCCAGTCTGAGAACCCCTGACTCAGAGAGCACGAGACACGAGTCTGAGACGGAGGACCTGCTGTGGGAGGACTTCCTTCACTGTGCAGAGTGTCGCTCGTCCTGCACATCAGAGACCGGTGAGAGACTACAAACGTGACAGCACAGAAGTCCGCCTCTGACCGCCTCATGTTCTCCCCTCCAGAGGGAGAAGGAGTGGCTGCCGCCGCTGTCTGTCCTTCTGCTAAGAGGGAGTACAGAGATGACCCCTTCCATCAGGTCCGGTTC
This window contains:
- the LOC128758248 gene encoding protein PHTF2-like isoform X1; this translates as MASKVKDAVVWYQKKIGAYDQQIWEKSVEQREIKGLRNKPKKTGHVKPDLIDVDLVRGSAFAKAKPESPWTSLTRKGIVRVVFFPFFYRWWIQVTSRTIFLLLLVLYSLQVAAAVLYVSVQQPHGVPATEVFGAIWLMLLLGTVHCQIVSTRTPKPAVSAGGKRRRKLRKASQMEVHREGDGSSTTDNTQEGAPLPHSATTPHSLGALFKDFWRDFCKVGSKKSKLSLDKSTETDNGYVSLDGRVTTRSSEEGLQLHGQRCDLPPAADDTCWSSRTSSARSHLPRGAAMIIAASKDPVSDEVSSEEDPEVSYSALRRGVERMSSECALRNRRSSHHYKKHYTVEDVPKSGTSCSSRCSSLRTPDSESTRHESETEDLLWEDFLHCAECRSSCTSETEGEGVAAAAVCPSAKREYRDDPFHQGHAWLHSSNPGLERVSAIVWEGNECKKADMSVLEISGMIMNRVNLYTPGIGYQVLGNLVAVILGLTPFAYRLAQYRDLDQLTTLSAHELLSVALGGPGSGALVATMVTLSFVVRICLIWLFFFLLSVAERTYKQRLLFAKLFGHLTSARRARKSEVPHFRLKKVQNIKMWLSLRSYLKRRGPQRSVDVIVSSAFLLTLSVVFICCAQLLHVHETFLECHYNWELVIWCSSLSLFLLRFVTLGSETSKKYSNTSILLTEQINLYLKMEKKPNKKEELTLVNNVLKLATKLLKELDVPFRLYGLTMNPLLYNITQVVILSAVSGVISDLLGFNLKLWKIKS